The following coding sequences lie in one Benincasa hispida cultivar B227 chromosome 6, ASM972705v1, whole genome shotgun sequence genomic window:
- the LOC120079694 gene encoding pentatricopeptide repeat-containing protein At1g71210, mitochondrial yields the protein MLLLQRVARVESKTKSGIFVSSFKDIFNEALVSASTCPNLHYVSSVAGVGGNGNRDIPMCFPWMSTKIATSLAAAAGADGMITKEVTLSFKEWLKSGSHPLYDQIFQILQGARDDQEMPYRPSPADLALSRLDLRLNESFVLDVLRFGSKDVLSCLKFFDWAGRQRGFFHTRATFNAMLKILSKAKLMPLMFDFLENYVQQRIYHKSCFYNTLVMGYAAAGKPIFALHLFGKMRFQGLDLDPFAYHVLLNSLVEENCFDAVHVIFKQITLRGFVNEITHYLMLKFFCKQSQLDEAETFLHELVDSGKGLNGRMLGYLVGALCQSGNFERAWKLVEGFRDLKLVSMVHVYGVWITELIKAGKLESAQQFLYSIKADENYIPDVFRYNMLIHRLLRKNRLQEVFDLLTEMMEEHIPPNKVTMNATMCFLCKAGMVEVALDLYNSRLEFGISASSMAYNYLINTLCGYGSTDEAYRILKNSIDEGYFPGKRTFSILANALCREGKLDKMKELVIFALERNFVPSDSTYDKFISALCRAKRVEDGYLIHSELNRINVVATKNTYFTLIDGFNKAIRGDIAARLLIEMQEKGHNATRKLFRAVIRCLIEMENMEKQFFNLLELQLSRQEPNSEVYNNFIYGAALAKKPELAREVYQMMLRNGIRPNLTSDILLLKCYLRSERISDALTFLSSLYQTRTIGRKISNVMIVGLCKANKAGLALDFLRDVRDKGAIPSIECYEELVLHFCQHERYDLAVNLIKDLDKVGRPITSFLGNMLLYNSLKTQKLYEAWVNSREGQVETYQSSMLGLLIGAFSGRIRVSQSIKNLEKTIAKCFPLDIYTYNLLLRRLCPNDLEQAFELFDRLCEKGYVPNRWTYDILVHGLFKQERTLEAKRLLEVMYQKGFSPTKATKTFS from the coding sequence ATGCTTTTGCTACAACGTGTTGCTAGAGTTGAATCTAAAacaaaaagtgggatttttgTTTCCTCATTTAAGGACATCTTCAATGAAGCTCTTGTATCTGCCTCAACTTGTCCCAATTTACATTATGTCTCCTCTGTTGCTGGAGTTGGTGGTAATGGCAACAGGGATATTCCTATGTGTTTCCCTTGGATGTCCACGAAAATTGCTACAAGCTTGGCAGCAGCAGCAGGTGCAGATGGGATGATCACTAAAGAAGTAACCTTGTCCTTTAAGGAGTGGTTAAAATCTGGAAGCCACCCTTTGTATGATCAAATCTTCCAAATCCTCCAAGGGGCTAGAGATGATCAAGAAATGCCATATCGTCCTTCCCCTGCTGATCTTGCTCTTTCTAGGCTTGACCTTCGCCTCAATGAGTCATTTGTCTTAGATGTCCTCCGTTTTGGCTCCAAGGATGTTCTGTCTTGCCTCAAGTTCTTTGACTGGGCTGGACGCCAGCGGGGGTTCTTCCATACACGTGCCACATTCAATGCCATGCTTAAGATTCTCTCCAAGGCCAAGCTCATGcccctcatgtttgatttccttgaaAACTATGTGCAGCAGAGAATTTACCATAAGTCTTGTTTTTACAATACATTGGTTATGGGTTATGCTGCTGCCGGGAAACCCATTTTTGCTCTTCATCTGTTTGGTAAAATGCGCTTTCAAGGACTTGATCTTGATCCTTTTGCCTACCATGTTCTTTTGAATTCTCTTGTTGAGGAGAATTGCTTTGATGCGGTGCATGTTATTTTCAAGCAGATCACTTTGAGGGGGTTTGTGAATGAGATCACACATTACTTGATGCTAAAATTTTTTTGCAAGCAGAGTCAGTTGGATGAAGCAGAAACCTTCTTGCACGAGTTGGTAGACAGTGGGAAAGGACTGAATGGGCGTATGCTGGGTTATCTTGTTGGTGCACTTTGCCAAAGTGGAAACTTTGAGAGGGCATGGAAGTTGGTTGAAGGGTTTAGAGACTTAAAATTAGTTTCAATGGTGCATGTGTATGGTGTGTGGATAACAGAACTTATTAAGGCTGGGAAGCTGGAGAGTGCTCAACAGTTCTTATATAGCATAAAGGCAGATGAAAATTACATTCCTGATGTCTTTCGTTATAATATGTTGATTCATAGACTTCTAAGAAAAAACCGACTTCAGGAGGTGTTCGACTTGCTTACGGAGATGATGGAGGAACATATTCCCCCCAATAAAGTTACCATGAATGCTACCATGTGTTTCCTCTGCAAAGCTGGGATGGTGGAAGTTGCACTTGATTTATACAACTCCAGATTAGAATTTGGGATTTCCGCTAGTAGTATGGCATATAACTATTTGATCAATACTTTATGTGGGTATGGAAGCACTGATGAAGCATACCGCATCTTGAAAAACTCCATAGATGAAGGTTATTTTCCAGGAAAAAGGACGTTTTCTATACTTGCAAATGCTTTGTGCCGAGAGGGAAAGCTCGATAAGATGAAAGAGTTGGTTATTTTTGCCTTAGAGAGGAACTTTGTGCCCAGTGATTCCACATATGACAAGTTTATATCTGCTCTGTGTAGGGCTAAGAGGGTTGAAgatggatacttgattcataGTGAACTTAATAGAATAAATGTAGTAGCCACAAAGAACACCTATTTTACCTTGATAGATGGTTTTAACAAGGCAATAAGAGGTGATATTGCTGCAAGACTACTTATTGAGATGCAGGAAAAGGGTCACAATGCAACTAGGAAGTTATTTAGAGCAGTTATTCGTTGTCTTATTGAAATGGAAAATATGGAAAAGCAATTTTTTAACTTGCTTGAGCTACAGTTATCTCGTCAAGAACCCAATTCTGAGGTGTACAATAACTTCATTTATGGAGCTGCACTTGCAAAAAAGCCTGAGCTTGCTAGAGAAGTATATCAGATGATGTTGAGAAATGGAATCAGACCTAATTTGACTTCTGACATTCTTTTGCTAAAGTGCTACTTACGTAGTGAACGCATTTCTGATGCTTTGACTTTTTTAAGCAGTTTGTATCAGACAAGAACTATTGGGAGGAAAATTTCCAACGTCATGATTGTTGGTCTATGCAAAGCCAATAAGGCTGGTCTTGCACTTGATTTTTTGAGGGACGTGAGGGATAAGGGTGCAATACCTAGTATAGAATGCTATGAGGAGTTGGTGTTGCATTTCTGTCAACACGAAAGATATGATTTGGCGGTAAATCTTATAAAAGATCTAGATAAAGTTGGGCGTCCAATTACATCCTTTCTTGGTAATATGCTTCTATATAATTCATTGAAGACTCAAAAGCTCTATGAAGCCTGGGTTAACTCAAGAGAGGGACAAGTGGAGACTTATCAAAGTTCTATGCTTGGACTGCTAATTGGGGCATTTTCTGGCCGTATTAGAGTAAGCCAGTCTATTAAGAACCTGGAAAAAACGATCGCCAAGTGCTTCCCACTTGACATCTATACGTACAATCTATTATTGAGGAGGCTATGCCCAAATGACCTGGAACAAGCATTTGAATTGTTCGATCGATTGTGTGAGAAAGGATATGTGCCGAATAGGTGGACTTATGATATATTGGTTCATGGTCTTTTCAAGCAAGAGAGGACACTAGAGGCAAAGAGATTGTTGGAAGTAATGTATCAAAAAGGGTTCAGTCCGACGAAGGCTACTAAAACATTTAGTTAA